Within Elizabethkingia sp. JS20170427COW, the genomic segment CAATATTTCAAACCCTCAAAAAGTACTAAAAGCAGGAGACTCCGATATCGACATCTTAGAAGGTAAAAATGCAAAATGTGGGATTACAGTAGGAGTACTTTCTGGAGCTCAAAATAAAGAACAATTAGAAAAAGCCCATCCTGATTATATATTGAATAGCCTTGCTGATTTAGATAGTATATTCAATTAAACATCAAACTATTACCTTAAATAAAACCTACTTTTTCAAAAGAAAATCTTATGAAAAACATACTTATAAAAGATATTTTGGTGTTTTTTTTATAAAAAAATTTGGCGATTAGAAAAAAAAGTTCTACTTTTACATCGCTTTAATCGGGTATCCTATTGCCCACGAAGCAATAAATTTTTTTTCATCATTTGTGTTTTTGGGATTGCATTACTAATGCAATCCTTTTTTATGTTTCCGCTCTATAAATTTCAATTTTTAACACCTATACTTTTTATCGTTTCATTTAATATACAGAGCAAATAATCATTTCTTAAAACTGTTTAATTACTATCTAATCCTATTAACACTCTTTTCTTCTCAGTTTTAAAATTGTATTTTTGTAAAAAAAATTTCAATTATGAATTTTAAAGCAGCTCTTTTTGATATGGATGGGGTAATTGTAGATACTGAACCTCTACACAGAAAAGCATATTTTAAAATGTTCCAACACTTCAATATAGAAGTTTCCGAAGAACTATTTAATACTTTTACGGGAAGAACAACCCTTCATATTTGCAAAGAACTGATTCAGAGATTCAACCTAAACCTAACTCCTGATGAGCTTATCCAAAAGAAAAGGGAAAACTTTAAATACCTCTTTGATAACGATCCTGATTTCGACCTCATCTCAGGTGTTAGAGATTTGTTTAAGAACTTTCAGCAAAATCATATTAAAATGGTGCTAGCCTCTTCAGCTAGCATGACTACCATCAATTGGGTTCTTCAGAAATTCGATTTAGAAAAATACTTTATCGGAAAAATTAGTGGAGCTGATCTTAAGGAATCTAAACCTCATCCTGAGATTTTTGAATTAGCCGCTGAGATGTCTGGAGAAGACAAAAAAGATTGTATTGTTATCGAAGATTCTACTAACGGTATCCGTGCTGCACATGCTGCGGGAATCTATTGCGTTGCCTATAAAAGCTTACATTCAAAAAACCAGCAATACGATTTAGCTAATAAAGTTATTGGAAATTATAAGGAAATACATATTAAAAATTGATTTTCATATTTACATTATTTAATAATATTTCAAAACACACAAATAAAGGTATAAAAAACATGTTTTTTATACCTTTATTTGACTTTTTTGTATCTTTGGGGCGAATAATAGATATCAAATGTTTTAGATAGGAATAAAGCATGCGAAACCAAAATACATAAATACAATTGGCGTTGTAATATATTTATGTATTTCTAGTTTTCGTTATCTGTCTTTTATACAAAAAAAAAACAAATAACATATGCTAAACTTTTATTTTTAGCCTAGCAAATTTTAAGTATGTTTCGATATAAAAGATTATTACATCTTCTTCCTCTAAAGCCTTTACACACATCTTTATTTTAGTTAAAAAAATCTAAAACAAAGATAATTATGAAGAAAAATTTAATACTTGCTTTACTTCTGGGGTATTTTTATCCCACGCTCAGGTAGGGATTACTAAAAACAAATCCATCAAAGTACACCCTGATGCTCTTTTACAAATTGATGGTGATGTATCTGGTAAAAAAGTTGGAGTAATGCCTCCTAGTGTTTCATCTATCGAGAATTTACCCTTATACAACTCTACAACTTCAGATCCTAGCATGGCTGGACTACTCATGTACGAGAAAAAGTATGGTTCATATTACTCTTATGACGGTGGGCAATGGAATAGCGAACTTCCAAAACCAGACTTTAAAGCCAATAAATCTAGATTTTTAGCGACAAAAGATGAGGAGCAAGTTGTTTCTTGTGGAGGGATACTCATTACATTTTGCGGACACCACCAGGCTTTACAATTTAGCGCTCCTGTAGATGGTGTACAATCTTACAATAATCTTAATATTGAAAGAGAGCCTGTAACAATTAAATATGGAGCTATTAACTATACGTTTCATAATTCAAAATTCATAATTCAAGAGCCAATTCTATTTAATATTCCTTCAAAAACCGTAGGGGTATTAGCACTTACGGAAGGCCCTCAATACAGCAAAAGCTAACAGAGTAGGGACTTCTGAATTCATCGGTATGTTTGAAAAGGGAGATCAAATCAGGCTTCAAATTGCTGGAGGGGTTTCCATACTTACCGTTGCTGATACTTATAAAGTAGCTCCAGAAGATCAAACTTTTGCAATCATAGAAAAGCTATTCTAAAAAATATAAAAGCGAAAAAACACAAATTTATCATAAAACCAAAAGAAGATTATCCTATATTAGGGTAATCTTTTTTATTGGATATGAACCTATTAGACATCCTCTTCCCTAACCGATGCTTATCCTGTAACACGATTATTACAGGAGATGGATTAATCTGCGAGAAATGTTATTCAAAGGTTAATTTCACTCACTGGGAGCACCTCTCACCTAATCCTTTGGAAAAAAGGCTGGCTTTATTTTTTAACATCCAACACGCTTATGCTCTCATGAATTTTGAAAAAAAAGGACTCAGCCAAAAAATAATCCACCAACTAAAATACGGAAAAAGAGAAAACATTGGGAAAACGCTTGCCTTTTGGTGTTATGAAAGAATACATCTAAAACCCTCCATCGATTATTTGGTAACCGTTCCGCTACATCCTAGTAAATTAAAAAAGAGAGGATATAATCAATTGCATTTATTTGCGGATACTCTCTCCCAATTATGGAATATCCCTCATTTCAAAAATTTTCTTACTCGGGAAACATTTAATTCTGCACAAGCACAAAAAGACAGGGTACACCGAGAACAAAACAAAGTTCAATTTCAGTTAAATTCGGAAATTAAAAATAAACATATTCTGCTTATTGATGATGTTTGCACTACAGGAGGGACTTTATCTTCTTGTGCCTGGGAGTTAATAAAAAACCAAAACACGGTAAGCGTTTTGGTTATGGCTATTGATTAGCGTTGTAACTTTTGACCGTAGCTCAAATCTCCAGCATCTCCTAAACCTGGAGTGATATAGCCTTTTGACGTTAGTGCAGGATCTACTACTCCTACCCACAAGTGGGCATCTGGATAAGCTTTTCTAATTACCTCTGCCCCTTGCTGACTCGCTATAGCTGCTACAATATGTACTTGAGAGGGTTTACCATGGGTTAGTAAATCCTTCATAGCTTCTACCAAAGAAGCTCCAGTAGCCAACATAGGATCTGCCACAATAAGCGGTCTACCGTTAAGGTCTGGGCAAGTAAGATAATCTTGTTTTATACTAAAATAGTCATTAGCATCATGCTTTCTGTAAGCAGCTACAAAACCGCAATCAGCTTTATCAAAATAATTTAAAATCCCGTCAAACAAAGGAACTCCTGCTCTTAATATCGTTGTAATCACAGGTTGTACTGCGATTTCTTTAGAGCCTATTACATCCAACGGAGTGGTAATTTGTACTTCGCGAGTCTCTAGGCCTTTACTAATTTCAAAAGCTGCGATTTCTCCTATACGCTGCATATTTCTCCTAAAGCGCATTCTGTCTTGTTGTACATCAACATTTCTCAATTCGTTAATCCATTCGGTTACCAATGAGAATTTTTCAGATAAAACGGTATACATATTTCTTTACTTTTCTTAAACTTCTGATAAATAAAAATCAGCTCACCAGCTGACTACATCCTCTAATATCGGAATGATCGATTCTTCCTAAAACTTGAAACTTTTCTCCTTCTATTTTGCCTAAATCTTGAGTTGCTATAAATGCGCAACTGTATATATTGGCCAAATCTATGATATTGATAGCTCCAGTCCTTCCCTCTTCTACATAAGAAAAAGGGTCTTCAGTATTTCGGATTAAAATCCTCATCCAGCGAGGAGTTTCATACTCGTTATTTCCTTTGGAGTACGCTTGGGAAAAGAGTTCGGTCATGCTATATTCTGAATATACCTTATCCGTACCGAAGCCTTCTTGCAATTCAGTTAAAAGCTGATCTTTGGTAATTTCTACCTTTCTTCCCTTCATGCCACCTGTTTCTATGATAATTCCATTTCCTAAAGAAAAGTCGGACACCTGCATTTCTTGTAAAGTCTCCAAAAAATCTAACAGCGCAAAAGAAACTCCAAAAAGAATGAATTTTTTATTTCTATTCTTCAGCTCCAAAATCCTATGATACAAATCTTCATGATTGTATAAAAAATAACCATTTTCCTCTTGTGCCGAAACCTTCATCAAGTAATCCACCATATATACTAATGATGAATTTTGTCTCTCTAAATAACTTGGCAACAATCCTAAAAACACGAAATCTTCAGGCTTTCCTATAAATTGATGAAAACTTTTATAAAGACTCTTTTGATATATCTTTTCATCGCAAATCCAATGTTTGGAAAGCTGAGTTTGGGTGGTCCCACTACTTTGGAAATAGAAACCAGCTTCCATCCCTTCGGACACTAGCGTATGATTTTTAAACATTTCTATAGGCAAAAAAGGTATCTGCTCTATAGCATTTATTTCCTCAGGGCGGACATTCAAAAAATCTACAAACTTTTGATAGACTTCAATATTCTGATATTGGTAATGAAAGACTTCTAGGCAAGCCCTCCTAAAATCTTCCTCAGTTTGTATTTCGAAAATAGATTCTATGATTTTTGTACTCATCTTATCCTTCATAAGTTTTAAGCTCAAACTGCTCTCCATCAAACACGCCATAGGTGAAATAACCTATCCAATCCCCTAAATTCACATAACTAGAAGAAGGGCTTAATGGTAAAACCATAGGCAAATGGCGATGTCCAAAGACAAAGTAATCTATCTTTTCTGTTTTCAGTTTTTCTTTTGCATACAGTATTAAAAATTCCTTATCCTCACCTAGGAATTTTTTATCCTCCTCTCCTGAAATCATTTTATTTTTGGTAGAAAGATAAATTGCAATCTTCATCGCAATATCTGGATGTAACCATTTAAAAAGCCATTGAGAAAAAGGGTTGGTAAAGACTTTCTTCATCCTTTTGTATCCTTTATCGCCAGGTCCTAGTCCATCACCATGAGCGAGCAAAAACTCTTTCCCAGAAATCTGAAAATATTGTTTGGAAAAATATACAGGAATTTCTAATTCGTCTTCAAAATAAGACTTCATCCATAAATCATGATTGCCTACAAAAAAGTACAGCTGGATTCCTGCATCTTTTAGTTCTGCCAATTTTCCTAATACTCGTATATAACCTTTGGGGATTACATAATCCCACTCGTGCCAAAAATCAAATAAATCACCCATAAGAAACACACTATGGGCATCTTTCTTTATTTCATCTAGCCAACGGATAAATTTAGCTTCCCTTGGTTTACTCTCTTTAGGAGTAGGCGCTCCAAAATGCTGATCGGAAGCAAAATATATTTTTTTTCCTTTTTCTAAATCTATTTTGATATGCTCCATAGGTTATAACTGATCTTCTGCAAACCATTCTCCATAAGAATTTTCTGTCTCATGAAGTTTTAAATATGCCAACTCCACTCCTTCAGGAAGGTGTTTTTGTATTTTTTCAGCAATATCATACAACATATTCTCACAAGTAGGCTGGTAATTACAAAAAATCACTTTATGCCCTTCCTTTTCAAGATTTTCACCCAATTCCAAATGTGGGGAAAGTGCATTCACC encodes:
- a CDS encoding HAD family phosphatase, giving the protein MNFKAALFDMDGVIVDTEPLHRKAYFKMFQHFNIEVSEELFNTFTGRTTLHICKELIQRFNLNLTPDELIQKKRENFKYLFDNDPDFDLISGVRDLFKNFQQNHIKMVLASSASMTTINWVLQKFDLEKYFIGKISGADLKESKPHPEIFELAAEMSGEDKKDCIVIEDSTNGIRAAHAAGIYCVAYKSLHSKNQQYDLANKVIGNYKEIHIKN
- a CDS encoding ComF family protein; this translates as MNLLDILFPNRCLSCNTIITGDGLICEKCYSKVNFTHWEHLSPNPLEKRLALFFNIQHAYALMNFEKKGLSQKIIHQLKYGKRENIGKTLAFWCYERIHLKPSIDYLVTVPLHPSKLKKRGYNQLHLFADTLSQLWNIPHFKNFLTRETFNSAQAQKDRVHREQNKVQFQLNSEIKNKHILLIDDVCTTGGTLSSCAWELIKNQNTVSVLVMAID
- the upp gene encoding uracil phosphoribosyltransferase, producing MYTVLSEKFSLVTEWINELRNVDVQQDRMRFRRNMQRIGEIAAFEISKGLETREVQITTPLDVIGSKEIAVQPVITTILRAGVPLFDGILNYFDKADCGFVAAYRKHDANDYFSIKQDYLTCPDLNGRPLIVADPMLATGASLVEAMKDLLTHGKPSQVHIVAAIASQQGAEVIRKAYPDAHLWVGVVDPALTSKGYITPGLGDAGDLSYGQKLQR
- a CDS encoding acyl transferase; translation: MSTKIIESIFEIQTEEDFRRACLEVFHYQYQNIEVYQKFVDFLNVRPEEINAIEQIPFLPIEMFKNHTLVSEGMEAGFYFQSSGTTQTQLSKHWICDEKIYQKSLYKSFHQFIGKPEDFVFLGLLPSYLERQNSSLVYMVDYLMKVSAQEENGYFLYNHEDLYHRILELKNRNKKFILFGVSFALLDFLETLQEMQVSDFSLGNGIIIETGGMKGRKVEITKDQLLTELQEGFGTDKVYSEYSMTELFSQAYSKGNNEYETPRWMRILIRNTEDPFSYVEEGRTGAINIIDLANIYSCAFIATQDLGKIEGEKFQVLGRIDHSDIRGCSQLVS
- a CDS encoding UDP-2,3-diacylglucosamine diphosphatase, translated to MKIDLEKGKKIYFASDQHFGAPTPKESKPREAKFIRWLDEIKKDAHSVFLMGDLFDFWHEWDYVIPKGYIRVLGKLAELKDAGIQLYFFVGNHDLWMKSYFEDELEIPVYFSKQYFQISGKEFLLAHGDGLGPGDKGYKRMKKVFTNPFSQWLFKWLHPDIAMKIAIYLSTKNKMISGEEDKKFLGEDKEFLILYAKEKLKTEKIDYFVFGHRHLPMVLPLSPSSSYVNLGDWIGYFTYGVFDGEQFELKTYEG